The following proteins are encoded in a genomic region of Nitrospiraceae bacterium:
- a CDS encoding hemolysin family protein: protein MKETGIILVCLLFNALLVLTEMAFVVVNKPSLRQLMRQGHSRAGVLLRLRETPERTLSVIQIGLTLALALAGVVGGVGAEEDLSPLLRQRLEVSENMADAIAIGLVVAPLTYFTIVLGELLPKSLALRHSMSIALLTAPWLSLVEKVLGPAVTVLEWSTKQFLRLIRFLSRQQIGESRDGEPAETTVELELLSTQHRQYVMNLVDLERKRIREIYLPWDKVTAVDVQSVASDVETAMISSGHTRLPVLKEGQVTGILNTKEFAALRASGREDWVSFIRPVVELQADTPLLTGLRRLQERRVHMGVVYSGTERLGIVTLEDILEEVVGEIYDEDDDGAIRRLLSSGPMVRAGRGSNLS, encoded by the coding sequence ATGAAAGAGACAGGAATCATACTCGTGTGTTTGCTCTTCAACGCTCTCCTCGTTCTTACCGAAATGGCGTTTGTCGTGGTAAACAAACCGAGTCTCCGGCAATTGATGCGACAGGGGCATAGCCGGGCAGGCGTGCTTCTTCGATTGAGGGAGACACCTGAACGAACGCTTTCCGTGATTCAGATCGGGCTCACGCTTGCGCTGGCACTGGCCGGCGTCGTGGGTGGCGTTGGAGCGGAAGAAGACCTCAGCCCGCTTCTCAGACAACGGTTGGAGGTCAGTGAGAATATGGCTGATGCGATTGCCATTGGCCTGGTGGTGGCGCCCTTGACCTATTTCACGATAGTGCTCGGCGAATTGTTGCCGAAAAGTCTGGCGCTCAGACATTCGATGAGCATCGCCTTGTTGACAGCGCCGTGGTTGAGTCTGGTTGAGAAGGTTCTTGGTCCTGCTGTAACGGTGCTGGAATGGTCGACCAAGCAATTCCTGCGCCTTATCCGGTTTTTGTCGCGGCAACAAATCGGTGAGTCGAGAGACGGCGAGCCTGCGGAGACAACAGTGGAACTGGAGCTCCTGTCGACTCAGCATCGGCAGTATGTCATGAACCTGGTCGATCTTGAACGGAAACGAATCAGGGAGATTTATCTGCCCTGGGACAAAGTGACGGCGGTGGATGTTCAGAGTGTGGCTAGTGACGTCGAGACTGCGATGATTTCTTCCGGGCACACGCGTCTTCCCGTCTTGAAGGAGGGCCAGGTCACAGGAATACTCAATACGAAGGAATTCGCCGCCTTGCGTGCGTCCGGCCGAGAGGACTGGGTGTCGTTCATCAGGCCCGTGGTCGAGCTGCAAGCCGACACGCCGCTGCTGACCGGCCTCCGGCGCCTTCAGGAACGTCGGGTTCACATGGGTGTGGTCTACTCAGGAACGGAGCGATTAGGCATCGTCACGTTGGAGGACATCCTGGAGGAGGTGGTCGGTGAAATCTACGATGAAGATGATGACGGGGCGATCCGACGCCTTTTGAGCTCCGGCCCGATGGTTCGAGCCGGGAGAGGCTCTAATCTGTCATGA
- a CDS encoding acyloxyacyl hydrolase translates to MRPIHCSRLLNLIGMVAFSILISTPSLAEDTTLLSIGPRFGFSGKTPLMGKQQKYNFYLTDVAAVFKLPWSRPLGESPWKLETRLITSAGVLAATDEYGLMATAVPCLALSGWNRVVSLDIGVGLGFFSRDKYGVQDFGGPVQIVATAGLLVNPIPHAYAGFRLQHFSDAGVYGPTSLGVDMYIVEAGYRF, encoded by the coding sequence ATGCGCCCCATTCACTGTTCGCGCCTGCTCAATCTGATCGGCATGGTTGCATTCTCCATCCTGATCTCTACGCCCAGCCTTGCAGAAGACACGACTCTTCTCAGCATCGGCCCCCGCTTTGGCTTCAGTGGAAAAACTCCTCTGATGGGAAAACAACAAAAATACAATTTTTATCTGACCGACGTGGCCGCGGTCTTCAAACTTCCCTGGTCACGGCCGCTGGGTGAGAGCCCCTGGAAGCTGGAGACGAGACTGATCACCAGTGCGGGGGTGCTGGCAGCGACGGACGAATACGGACTGATGGCGACCGCCGTTCCCTGCCTCGCCTTGAGCGGCTGGAACAGAGTCGTGTCCCTCGATATCGGGGTGGGCTTGGGATTTTTCAGCCGAGACAAATATGGCGTTCAAGACTTCGGCGGTCCAGTTCAAATCGTCGCCACTGCCGGGCTCCTCGTCAATCCGATCCCCCACGCCTACGCCGGATTTCGTCTCCAACACTTCTCCGACGCGGGGGTATACGGACCGACCAGCCTCGGCGTCGATATGTACATCGTCGAAGCCGGCTACAGATTTTAA
- a CDS encoding YciI family protein has translation MKYLLFCCHDEKKFDSMSKSECETPMDETSAYCEAHEKGGHLILAEPLESVQTAMTVRVRGGDLSVTDGPFAETKEQIGGFFLINAQDLNEAIQVASKFPSARLGSLEVRPVREFKASR, from the coding sequence ATGAAATATCTGCTCTTCTGCTGCCACGATGAGAAGAAGTTTGACTCCATGTCCAAGAGCGAGTGCGAGACCCCTATGGATGAGACCTCGGCCTACTGCGAAGCGCATGAGAAGGGCGGCCACCTCATTCTGGCGGAGCCTCTGGAATCAGTTCAGACGGCCATGACCGTGCGCGTCCGTGGCGGCGACTTGTCTGTCACGGATGGTCCCTTTGCCGAGACGAAGGAACAGATCGGAGGATTTTTTCTCATCAACGCACAAGACCTGAACGAGGCAATTCAAGTGGCCTCGAAGTTTCCGTCAGCGCGGCTCGGGAGCCTGGAGGTGCGGCCTGTCAGGGAATTCAAGGCCAGTCGCTGA
- a CDS encoding NapC/NirT family cytochrome c codes for MTEQLGSHRRPMLFLTVFLAEAWRAASPAWAVETHGRWSDVDVLRGIGIAAAVAGILLLILVQHVYRNRIQHSTYRRLLLIGLFVLPMIVTWSTTRTVMEGTKSVQACMSCHVMHPFVNDMENPSSPTLAARHYRNNWIAKDQCYSCHVTYGATGTVEGKRDGFRHWLYYITNTYADPIQYAGSYDNSNCMNCHRGTGKWERVKSHQALVAELAADRIACISCHGPPHPLPSERKKVASRSTTTAEPGGHYGNDERQRP; via the coding sequence ATGACAGAACAACTCGGGTCTCATCGGCGTCCGATGCTTTTCCTCACGGTGTTCCTTGCGGAAGCGTGGCGAGCGGCCTCTCCTGCATGGGCGGTCGAGACGCACGGCAGATGGTCGGACGTTGATGTCTTGCGCGGGATAGGCATAGCGGCGGCAGTGGCAGGCATCCTTCTTCTCATTCTGGTTCAGCACGTGTACCGAAACAGAATTCAGCATAGTACCTATCGGCGCCTGCTCCTCATCGGGTTGTTTGTGCTGCCGATGATCGTCACCTGGAGTACGACGAGGACGGTCATGGAAGGGACCAAGTCGGTGCAGGCCTGCATGTCTTGCCACGTGATGCATCCCTTCGTCAACGACATGGAAAATCCAAGCAGCCCGACGTTGGCCGCGCGGCACTACCGGAACAACTGGATTGCGAAGGACCAGTGCTACTCCTGTCACGTGACCTACGGCGCGACCGGCACCGTGGAAGGTAAACGAGACGGATTCCGACACTGGCTGTATTACATCACCAATACCTACGCGGATCCCATTCAGTACGCGGGCAGTTACGACAATTCGAATTGTATGAACTGCCATCGGGGAACCGGCAAGTGGGAGCGCGTGAAGAGCCACCAGGCGCTCGTGGCAGAGCTTGCAGCGGACCGCATCGCTTGTATTTCCTGTCATGGACCGCCCCATCCCCTACCGAGCGAGCGAAAAAAGGTGGCGAGCCGATCAACGACGACCGCGGAGCCGGGAGGTCATTATGGAAACGACGAACGTCAACGTCCCTGA
- a CDS encoding SRPBCC family protein has protein sequence MFKTMVIMLLVVLAALLLYVTTKPDTFRIQRSSTIKAPPEKIFPLINDFHRWVSWSPYEKKDPTMKRTYSGAADGKDSVYEWDGDQNVGQGRMEIIESTPPSKIAIKLDFMKPFEAHNIAEFTLQRGAETTDVTWSMQGPLSYAAKIIHLFFDMDRMVGKDFEAGLANLKALAEN, from the coding sequence ATGTTCAAGACAATGGTCATCATGCTCCTCGTGGTGCTCGCGGCGCTGCTTCTGTATGTCACAACCAAACCCGACACGTTTCGCATCCAGCGTTCGTCGACCATCAAGGCGCCGCCCGAGAAGATTTTCCCACTCATCAACGATTTCCATCGTTGGGTCTCCTGGTCACCTTATGAGAAAAAAGACCCCACGATGAAACGAACCTATAGTGGTGCAGCTGACGGCAAGGATTCTGTGTATGAGTGGGATGGGGACCAGAACGTGGGGCAGGGTCGCATGGAGATCATCGAATCAACTCCCCCTTCGAAGATTGCGATCAAACTGGACTTCATGAAACCGTTTGAAGCCCACAACATCGCTGAATTCACACTGCAAAGAGGAGCCGAGACCACCGACGTCACATGGTCGATGCAAGGGCCTCTTTCCTACGCGGCAAAAATCATCCATCTCTTTTTCGACATGGACCGTATGGTCGGCAAGGACTTCGAAGCTGGTCTCGCCAATCTGAAGGCCCTCGCCGAGAATTAA
- a CDS encoding exo-alpha-sialidase has product MSKVRVLVGTKKGAFILTSDGKRKQWDVNGPLFGGWEMYHLKGSPADPNRLYASQTSSWFGQIIQRSDDGGKTWHQPGTPPGEPTTTADGMPKGESNKFVYDTSSESGKPLTTHQWYDGTQHPWEFKRVWHLEPSLTDPDTVYAGVEDAALFRSTDGGQTWHELAGLRSAKGHLWQPGAGGMCLHTIMQDRSNPRRLYIAISAAGVFRTDDGGKSWRAINRGLKSQYELPDPDAEVGHCVHRIAMHPARPNVLFMQKHWDVMRSDDAGESWHEVSGNLPTDFGFPIDVHAHEPNTIYVVPIKSDSEHYVPDGKLRVYRSRTGGNEWEALTKGLPQQDCYVNVLRDSMAVDSLDSCGIYFGTTGGQVYGSADAGDSWNPLVRDLPAVYSVEVQTL; this is encoded by the coding sequence ATGAGCAAGGTACGGGTGCTGGTCGGCACGAAGAAGGGCGCCTTCATTTTGACATCGGACGGAAAGCGTAAACAGTGGGACGTCAACGGTCCGTTGTTCGGCGGCTGGGAAATGTATCACCTCAAGGGATCACCGGCTGATCCGAATCGGTTGTATGCGTCGCAGACCAGCAGCTGGTTCGGGCAGATCATTCAACGCTCGGATGACGGGGGCAAGACCTGGCATCAACCGGGCACGCCTCCCGGTGAACCGACCACAACTGCGGACGGCATGCCGAAAGGCGAGAGCAACAAGTTCGTGTACGATACGTCGTCCGAATCCGGCAAACCGCTCACGACGCACCAGTGGTACGACGGCACGCAGCATCCGTGGGAGTTCAAGCGGGTTTGGCATCTCGAACCATCGCTGACCGATCCGGACACGGTCTATGCGGGTGTGGAAGACGCGGCCTTGTTCCGATCGACCGACGGCGGGCAAACGTGGCATGAGCTTGCCGGGCTCCGCAGCGCAAAAGGCCACCTTTGGCAACCGGGCGCCGGCGGGATGTGTCTCCACACGATCATGCAGGACCGAAGCAATCCACGGCGCCTCTATATCGCCATCTCGGCCGCGGGTGTGTTCCGGACCGACGACGGAGGCAAGTCATGGCGGGCGATCAATCGCGGGCTCAAGTCTCAGTACGAACTTCCTGACCCTGATGCAGAAGTGGGTCACTGTGTGCACCGCATCGCGATGCATCCGGCCAGGCCGAATGTGCTCTTCATGCAGAAACATTGGGACGTCATGCGGAGCGACGATGCCGGCGAGTCGTGGCACGAGGTCAGTGGGAATCTGCCGACCGATTTCGGGTTTCCAATCGATGTGCACGCACACGAGCCGAACACGATCTACGTGGTCCCGATCAAGAGCGATTCGGAACACTATGTGCCGGACGGAAAGCTGCGTGTGTACCGCAGCCGCACCGGGGGCAACGAGTGGGAAGCACTCACGAAGGGTCTGCCGCAGCAAGATTGCTACGTCAATGTGTTACGCGACTCGATGGCCGTCGACTCGCTCGATTCCTGCGGGATTTATTTCGGGACCACCGGCGGGCAGGTGTATGGGTCGGCGGACGCGGGCGATAGTTGGAATCCTCTCGTCCGGGACTTGCCGGCGGTTTATTCGGTGGAAGTGCAAACACTGTAG
- a CDS encoding VCBS repeat-containing protein: MIYEIVEPTEANGDWRVEAIDYDGDGRKDVLTFSGPTAEGDARQYARHKIFAQLREALLSPIPCSTSLHEGVLA, translated from the coding sequence ATGATCTATGAAATCGTCGAGCCAACGGAGGCGAATGGCGACTGGCGAGTGGAAGCCATCGATTACGATGGTGATGGACGAAAAGATGTGTTGACCTTCTCGGGACCGACTGCGGAAGGAGATGCGAGGCAATACGCCCGACATAAGATCTTCGCACAGCTCAGAGAAGCGTTGCTCTCACCTATCCCCTGCAGCACGTCGCTGCACGAAGGTGTGCTGGCGTGA
- a CDS encoding RNA polymerase sigma factor — MDLSGPSHYAGLPAVSENKTVQGRELVDELYRSESRQVLATLIRLLGDFDAAEEALHDAFAVAVEQWARDGAPANPRAWLVSTGRFKAIDGMRRRARYDASLTELTRQLEATTNDADAQTDESVEDDRLRLIFTCCHPALPSEAQVAMTLREVCGLTTEEIARAFLTKPATIAQRIVRAKAKIRDARIPYEVPSEQELPDRLEAVLRVVYLVFNEGYSASSGGSVTRHDLSSEAIRLGRLLIALLPEPEAIGLLALMMLHDSRRTARTSSTGDLILLEDQDRALWNRDQITEGVSLVEQALSSRSVGPYAIQAAIGAVHAQAPSAAATDWAQIVALYDLLMRAEPSPVIELNRAVAVAMRDGPSAGLALIDALLARGELVKYHLTHSARADLCRRLGRTEDARVPYKRALSLTQQEPEQRFLKRRLSELHDKAG, encoded by the coding sequence ATGGATCTCTCCGGACCATCTCACTATGCGGGTTTGCCGGCAGTGAGTGAGAACAAAACCGTGCAGGGGCGAGAGTTGGTGGACGAGCTCTACCGCTCCGAGTCGCGCCAGGTGCTCGCCACCCTGATCCGTCTACTCGGCGACTTCGACGCCGCCGAGGAGGCGCTACACGATGCGTTTGCCGTGGCAGTCGAGCAATGGGCGCGCGATGGTGCCCCGGCGAATCCGCGCGCGTGGCTTGTGTCCACCGGTCGCTTCAAGGCCATCGATGGCATGCGTCGGCGTGCCCGGTATGATGCCTCGCTGACAGAACTCACCAGGCAGCTGGAAGCCACCACAAATGACGCCGACGCACAAACCGACGAGAGCGTCGAAGACGATCGGCTGCGACTGATCTTCACCTGTTGCCATCCCGCTCTGCCGTCCGAGGCGCAAGTGGCGATGACCCTCCGGGAGGTTTGCGGGCTCACGACCGAGGAAATCGCGCGCGCCTTTCTCACGAAGCCGGCCACGATCGCTCAGCGGATCGTACGTGCCAAGGCCAAGATCCGGGATGCGCGGATTCCCTATGAAGTTCCATCAGAGCAAGAACTGCCGGACCGGTTGGAGGCGGTGCTCCGGGTCGTCTATCTCGTGTTCAACGAGGGATACTCTGCCTCATCCGGTGGCTCGGTCACGCGTCACGATCTCTCAAGCGAAGCAATCCGTTTAGGACGGTTACTGATCGCGCTGCTGCCGGAGCCTGAGGCGATCGGACTTCTGGCGCTGATGATGCTGCACGACTCGCGGCGTACGGCGCGCACGTCGTCGACGGGCGACTTGATTCTCCTGGAGGATCAGGATCGCGCTCTCTGGAATCGGGATCAGATTACCGAGGGAGTGTCGCTGGTGGAACAGGCGTTGTCGTCGAGGTCGGTGGGACCGTACGCCATCCAAGCGGCGATCGGAGCCGTGCACGCGCAAGCGCCCAGCGCCGCGGCCACGGATTGGGCTCAGATCGTGGCGCTCTACGACCTGCTGATGCGGGCCGAGCCCTCACCCGTAATCGAGCTGAATCGTGCGGTGGCCGTGGCGATGCGTGACGGTCCCTCGGCCGGTCTGGCCTTGATCGATGCTCTTCTTGCGCGAGGCGAATTGGTGAAGTATCACCTCACTCATTCGGCGCGGGCCGATCTCTGCCGGCGACTGGGGAGAACGGAGGATGCCCGTGTGCCCTATAAACGGGCCTTGAGTCTCACGCAGCAAGAGCCGGAGCAGCGGTTTCTTAAGCGACGGTTGAGTGAACTGCATGACAAGGCTGGTTGA
- a CDS encoding YciI family protein, whose product MQFMVIVKSNQPCEDGMTPDDSFMAEMAKYNDDLAKAGVLLDLQRLEPDSKGARVRFSGGKSTVIDGPFAETKELVGGYWLWNVQSKREAIEWVKRCPIPKLKGEVEIEIREVLEDDPMVAAIPQLRERRRAAVRK is encoded by the coding sequence ATGCAATTCATGGTCATCGTGAAATCAAATCAGCCATGTGAAGACGGCATGACACCGGATGATAGCTTCATGGCCGAGATGGCCAAATATAACGACGACCTCGCGAAAGCGGGCGTGCTGCTCGATCTGCAACGGCTCGAGCCGGATTCGAAGGGCGCACGTGTGCGATTTTCGGGAGGCAAGTCGACGGTGATTGATGGCCCATTTGCCGAGACGAAGGAACTCGTGGGCGGTTACTGGCTCTGGAATGTGCAGTCGAAGCGTGAAGCCATCGAGTGGGTCAAGCGCTGTCCCATCCCAAAGCTCAAGGGAGAAGTGGAAATCGAAATTCGTGAGGTGCTCGAGGACGACCCCATGGTCGCTGCGATCCCGCAGTTGCGCGAGCGCCGTCGTGCCGCCGTGCGAAAATGA
- a CDS encoding nitrate reductase, which produces MSEQPNEPTGLTRRELTKLLGASVGLACLSPLAGCGELWERQPVIPVDTWHKGVCRFCGTGCGVMIGLKDNKVADVKGDDEAHNRGRLCIKGLATRDILYSEGRALYPMIRKDGELQRVSWDEAMTLVAQRFKASIETHGPDSVAYYGSGQLYTQESYTANKLFKAGIGTNNVDGNPRLCMASAVTGYTTTFGKDEPAGCYEDVDDAECFFITGSNTLECHPIIWERVRDRKRSHPKTKIILVDPRTTFTARHADLHLPIYPGTDVSLYNAMMHVFLEQKFIDADMVEHYLSFQEGEAKRTFDDFKRHIAKYTPEAAAKTCGITPRDIREAAFLFASSKATMSFWTMGLNQQAQGTASNRLVCAMHLLTGHFGRPGATPFSLTGQPNACGGVRDTGSLAHALPNGRLVANPTHREEMEDLWKVPRGRISPKPGYHAVALFDAMNRGAVNCCLVMCTNPGQTLPSVTTYRQGMEKAFLVVVDAFHPTETTKYADVVLPAALWVEKEGVTGNAERRYHLYPKLVDPPGEAKSDLDILVDLADRLGHGNLISARTPRDVWDEWRKVSAHSKYNFEGITYERLEKERGLLWPCPTETHPGTKRRYVPGEDPMATGTGRLDFYGKPDGRATIWLDHQEEPLDPYTTEFPLIFNTGRILEHWHTMTITGPVPTLQGIHPDYLEIHPYDAYQLQIKDGDPVVVKSRRGEVELRARLTEVVQPGMVFATMHSAKHLVNQSTHDVYDPFSKQPAYKRCAVAVRRKMA; this is translated from the coding sequence ATGTCGGAACAACCGAACGAGCCAACCGGACTGACCAGACGGGAGCTCACGAAGCTTTTGGGCGCGTCTGTCGGACTGGCTTGTCTGTCGCCCCTTGCCGGCTGCGGCGAGCTCTGGGAACGCCAACCGGTCATCCCCGTGGACACCTGGCACAAGGGGGTCTGCCGCTTCTGCGGAACGGGCTGCGGCGTCATGATCGGCCTGAAGGATAACAAAGTGGCGGACGTCAAAGGAGACGATGAGGCCCACAATCGTGGCCGTCTCTGCATCAAGGGTCTCGCGACCCGCGACATTCTCTACTCCGAGGGCCGTGCCCTCTATCCGATGATCCGCAAAGACGGCGAACTCCAGCGGGTGAGCTGGGACGAAGCCATGACGCTGGTCGCGCAACGGTTCAAGGCATCGATCGAGACGCATGGGCCGGACAGCGTCGCCTACTACGGCAGCGGGCAGCTGTACACCCAGGAAAGCTACACCGCGAATAAATTATTCAAGGCCGGTATCGGCACCAACAATGTCGACGGGAACCCGCGCTTATGCATGGCGTCGGCTGTCACCGGTTACACCACCACCTTTGGCAAGGATGAACCAGCCGGCTGCTACGAGGACGTCGACGATGCCGAGTGCTTTTTTATCACGGGATCGAACACCCTGGAGTGCCATCCGATTATTTGGGAACGTGTGCGCGATCGCAAACGGAGTCATCCCAAAACCAAGATCATTCTCGTCGACCCACGCACAACCTTTACGGCACGGCATGCGGACCTACACCTGCCGATCTATCCAGGTACAGATGTCTCGCTGTACAACGCGATGATGCACGTGTTTCTCGAACAGAAGTTCATCGATGCGGACATGGTCGAACACTACCTCTCATTCCAGGAAGGCGAAGCGAAACGGACGTTCGACGACTTCAAGCGGCACATCGCGAAGTATACGCCGGAGGCGGCTGCCAAGACCTGCGGCATCACTCCGCGGGACATCCGCGAAGCGGCGTTCCTCTTCGCCTCGTCGAAGGCCACGATGTCGTTTTGGACCATGGGGCTGAACCAGCAAGCACAGGGGACTGCCTCCAACCGGCTGGTCTGCGCGATGCATCTCCTGACGGGACACTTTGGCCGCCCAGGCGCCACGCCATTTTCGTTGACTGGTCAGCCGAACGCCTGCGGCGGGGTGCGCGACACCGGTTCGCTCGCGCATGCGCTGCCGAACGGACGTCTGGTTGCCAACCCCACGCACCGGGAGGAAATGGAGGACTTGTGGAAGGTCCCACGGGGGCGGATCAGTCCGAAGCCGGGATACCACGCCGTCGCCCTGTTTGACGCGATGAACCGCGGCGCGGTGAACTGCTGCCTCGTGATGTGCACGAACCCCGGGCAAACGCTTCCCAGCGTCACGACCTACCGGCAAGGGATGGAAAAAGCCTTCCTGGTGGTGGTGGACGCGTTTCATCCGACGGAGACCACGAAATATGCCGACGTGGTGCTGCCCGCTGCCCTGTGGGTGGAGAAAGAAGGCGTCACGGGCAACGCGGAACGGCGCTATCATCTCTACCCAAAACTCGTCGATCCGCCGGGCGAGGCCAAAAGCGACTTGGATATTCTCGTCGATCTGGCGGATCGCCTCGGGCATGGGAATCTGATCTCAGCCAGAACCCCGAGAGATGTCTGGGACGAATGGCGCAAGGTCTCGGCCCATTCGAAATACAACTTTGAAGGCATCACCTACGAGCGGTTGGAGAAGGAGCGCGGGTTACTCTGGCCTTGCCCGACGGAGACGCACCCGGGTACGAAGCGGCGGTACGTTCCGGGGGAGGATCCCATGGCAACGGGTACCGGCCGGTTGGATTTCTACGGAAAACCGGATGGGCGAGCGACCATCTGGCTGGACCATCAGGAAGAACCGCTCGATCCCTACACCACCGAGTTTCCGCTGATCTTCAACACGGGCCGGATTCTGGAGCACTGGCATACGATGACCATCACCGGTCCGGTACCCACACTCCAAGGGATCCACCCTGACTACCTGGAGATCCACCCCTATGATGCCTATCAGTTACAGATTAAGGACGGTGATCCGGTCGTGGTGAAGAGCCGGCGCGGAGAAGTCGAGCTGCGGGCCCGTCTGACGGAGGTTGTGCAGCCAGGGATGGTGTTTGCGACCATGCACTCAGCCAAGCATCTGGTGAACCAATCCACCCATGACGTCTACGATCCTTTTTCGAAGCAACCGGCCTACAAACGTTGTGCGGTTGCGGTTCGGCGGAAGATGGCCTAG
- a CDS encoding VOC family protein: MADGTNNGNTKEHNVTQKITPCLWFDDQAEEAVKFYTSIFKHSKVGRIARYGEAGAEVSGRPKGSVMTMTFEIAGQEFMALNGGPHFKFSEAISFIANCEKQHEIDRLWETLSEGGEQGVCGWLKDKYGLSWQIVPTLLGTMLQDKDSDKTNRVMQAILQMKKLDIKRLEEAYERSEV; this comes from the coding sequence ATGGCTGATGGCACGAACAATGGCAATACGAAGGAGCACAACGTGACGCAGAAAATCACGCCCTGTTTGTGGTTCGACGACCAGGCCGAAGAGGCGGTGAAGTTTTATACGTCGATCTTTAAGCATTCCAAGGTCGGACGCATTGCCCGTTACGGAGAAGCGGGAGCGGAGGTTTCCGGGAGGCCCAAGGGATCGGTCATGACTATGACGTTCGAGATCGCGGGGCAGGAATTTATGGCACTGAACGGCGGTCCCCACTTCAAATTCAGCGAAGCGATCTCGTTCATCGCGAACTGCGAGAAGCAACACGAAATCGATCGGCTCTGGGAGACGCTTTCTGAGGGAGGAGAACAAGGGGTATGCGGCTGGCTGAAAGACAAGTATGGTCTGTCCTGGCAGATCGTTCCGACGCTGTTAGGGACGATGCTGCAGGACAAAGATTCGGACAAAACGAATCGTGTGATGCAAGCCATCCTTCAGATGAAGAAGCTCGACATCAAACGGTTAGAGGAAGCCTATGAAAGGAGTGAGGTATGA
- a CDS encoding YciI family protein, giving the protein MKYMLLIYFEEQAGLSESERQDCYKESTELAHQLHSKGQYLSANPLYPTSMATSVRVRDGKRLVTDGPFAETREQLGGYFLIEAENLDEALAVAAKIPMARKGTVEVRPVIEIPGLPG; this is encoded by the coding sequence ATGAAATACATGTTGCTGATCTACTTTGAGGAACAAGCAGGGTTGAGCGAGAGCGAGCGGCAGGATTGCTACAAAGAGTCCACAGAGCTGGCGCATCAACTTCACTCGAAGGGCCAATACCTGTCTGCCAATCCATTGTATCCGACGTCAATGGCGACCAGCGTCAGGGTGCGCGACGGCAAGCGGCTCGTGACCGACGGTCCGTTCGCGGAGACGCGTGAGCAACTGGGCGGCTACTTTCTCATCGAAGCCGAGAATCTTGACGAGGCTCTCGCCGTTGCGGCGAAGATTCCCATGGCGCGCAAAGGCACGGTCGAAGTACGGCCGGTGATCGAGATACCGGGATTGCCGGGCTGA
- a CDS encoding MoaD/ThiS family protein, whose translation MIRVVLPAHLRTLARVDGEVQLDVAGPVTQRTVLDALEARYPMLRGTIRDHSALTRRPFVRFFACEQDLSHESPDASLPDAVASGVEPFLIVGAMAGG comes from the coding sequence ATGATTCGAGTCGTGCTTCCGGCACATTTGCGAACCCTCGCGCGCGTTGACGGCGAGGTGCAGTTGGACGTCGCCGGTCCTGTCACGCAGCGGACGGTACTCGATGCCCTCGAAGCCCGCTATCCGATGTTGCGGGGAACGATCCGGGATCACAGCGCGCTCACGCGCCGACCGTTCGTGAGATTTTTTGCCTGCGAGCAGGATCTCTCGCACGAGTCGCCCGACGCTTCCCTCCCCGATGCTGTGGCGAGCGGAGTCGAGCCATTTCTGATTGTGGGCGCCATGGCCGGCGGATGA
- a CDS encoding YciI family protein: MRFMILFKATKDPEAGVMPSQQLLAEMGKFNEELVKAGVLLAGEGLQPMSKGARVKFSGSKRTVTDGPFAETKELIAGFWIWQVKSKAEAIEWAKRCPNPHPGESEIEIRQIFEAEDFGAEFTPELMEQEERIRAHVDAKKR; encoded by the coding sequence ATGCGATTCATGATCCTCTTTAAGGCGACGAAGGATCCAGAAGCGGGGGTGATGCCCAGTCAGCAGCTCCTCGCCGAAATGGGGAAATTCAACGAGGAACTGGTTAAAGCCGGCGTGCTGCTCGCGGGAGAGGGGCTCCAGCCCATGTCCAAGGGTGCCCGCGTCAAGTTTTCGGGAAGCAAGCGCACCGTCACAGACGGACCCTTCGCGGAGACAAAGGAATTGATCGCAGGGTTCTGGATCTGGCAGGTGAAGTCGAAAGCAGAGGCGATCGAGTGGGCCAAGCGTTGCCCCAATCCGCATCCCGGTGAGAGCGAGATCGAGATTCGCCAGATCTTCGAGGCGGAGGACTTCGGGGCTGAATTCACGCCCGAACTCATGGAGCAGGAAGAGCGCATTCGCGCGCACGTCGACGCGAAGAAACGGTAG